The Candidatus Hydrogenedentota bacterium genome has a window encoding:
- the lnt gene encoding apolipoprotein N-acyltransferase, whose translation MKSLLRQYGPSLLSGALLASAFPKWGLHPAAWIALVPLLVQSRGASPKQAFGRFLLAGWAFNAFLLHWLAANVYWAGGWAFFGYQVLCLILALFWGMTGTAWVLLRVRMPWAGGGVGFALLWAAMEFLQAHLFSGFGWGAAAYSQGPNLLLAQWAAVGGAPLVSAIVAACNAWIAASISGWIDGGERRGLFAARPLACAGILMAVAHGIGWWMIDKPDYASRPFSAGIIQTNFSLEMKWDREYTAEMVRNAAQKSRWLAQHERVDLFVWPEAAVMANVDDPRIWPELSGLVKDTKAYLFTGAGHDNEKTGGSPNSSCLIDPDAAVVDYYDKVHLVPFGEYVPFAKYFPFIQQVVPAIGDVEFGSELKILKARGRSFGPLICFEVLYANLAERLRRMGADFLVVITNLGWFGQSSAIPQEYELARMRAIETRLPLVHCANTGISGVFDPWGRFAPVAGVFGPTGMYANYAGRIAPEQTVMQRLAASLPVSAPAKRPVPYGPVAFPWVALVASGLLLLCAALKPQEGVHPSKPRPRRKERA comes from the coding sequence ATGAAATCCCTTTTGCGTCAATATGGCCCCAGTCTGCTTTCAGGCGCGTTGCTGGCGTCGGCGTTTCCCAAATGGGGACTCCACCCCGCCGCATGGATTGCGCTCGTGCCGTTGCTGGTTCAATCGCGCGGGGCCTCGCCGAAACAGGCCTTCGGCCGTTTCCTGCTTGCGGGATGGGCGTTCAATGCCTTTTTGCTGCATTGGCTCGCGGCCAATGTCTACTGGGCCGGGGGCTGGGCATTTTTCGGTTATCAGGTGTTGTGCCTGATCCTCGCGTTGTTCTGGGGAATGACGGGCACGGCATGGGTCTTGTTGCGCGTCCGCATGCCATGGGCGGGCGGGGGCGTTGGTTTCGCTCTGCTCTGGGCGGCCATGGAGTTTTTGCAGGCGCATCTCTTTTCCGGCTTCGGCTGGGGCGCCGCCGCGTACAGCCAGGGGCCGAACCTTCTTCTGGCCCAATGGGCGGCGGTGGGCGGCGCGCCGCTCGTGTCGGCGATTGTCGCGGCCTGCAATGCGTGGATCGCGGCGTCCATTTCGGGATGGATTGACGGCGGCGAACGCCGGGGGCTCTTCGCGGCCCGCCCGCTTGCCTGCGCCGGCATCCTGATGGCCGTCGCGCACGGCATCGGATGGTGGATGATCGACAAGCCCGACTACGCGTCGCGTCCGTTTTCCGCGGGGATTATCCAGACGAACTTTTCCCTCGAAATGAAGTGGGATCGCGAATACACCGCCGAAATGGTCCGCAATGCCGCGCAGAAGTCCCGGTGGCTCGCGCAACACGAGCGAGTGGATCTCTTCGTATGGCCGGAAGCGGCGGTAATGGCCAATGTGGATGATCCGCGAATCTGGCCGGAACTGTCCGGTCTTGTCAAGGATACCAAAGCCTATCTGTTTACGGGAGCCGGCCACGACAACGAAAAAACGGGCGGGTCCCCGAACTCGAGTTGCCTGATCGATCCGGATGCGGCCGTCGTGGACTACTACGACAAGGTCCACCTGGTGCCTTTCGGCGAATATGTGCCGTTCGCGAAATATTTTCCCTTCATCCAGCAGGTTGTGCCCGCAATCGGCGACGTCGAATTCGGAAGCGAATTGAAAATACTGAAGGCGCGCGGACGTTCCTTCGGTCCGCTGATCTGTTTCGAGGTCTTGTATGCGAATCTGGCCGAGAGGCTTCGGCGCATGGGCGCGGATTTTCTTGTCGTGATCACGAATCTCGGCTGGTTCGGCCAAAGCAGCGCCATCCCGCAAGAATACGAACTGGCGCGGATGCGGGCCATCGAAACGCGCCTGCCCCTCGTTCACTGCGCGAATACCGGAATATCCGGCGTGTTCGATCCCTGGGGACGCTTTGCCCCGGTGGCCGGCGTGTTCGGCCCCACCGGCATGTATGCGAACTATGCGGGACGCATCGCGCCCGAACAGACCGTCATGCAGCGTCTCGCGGCGTCCTTGCCGGTGTCCGCCCCGGCCAAGCGCCCTGTGCCCTACGGCCCCGTCGCGTTTCCATGGGTGGCGCTGGTCGCTTCGGGCCTTCTTCTCCTGTGCGCGGCTCTCAAGCCGCAGGAGGGCGTCCATCCTTCCAAGCCGCGTCCGCGCAGGAAGGAACGCGCATGA
- a CDS encoding ERG2 family protein, whose product MNKASRFKKFLLVLVCIPLGAGCAKKYVFEPEEIHAIAKEVSALPTEMAIGTILNTLKERYPGKIRPNLNWIFNYTGGTLGEMAILYASLNEYVLIFGTPIGSEGFSGRYAKMDVYDCMFAGEMWTYLAGDLEKTVYKPGDCAVLRRGEAKGYLMKENTWMLEYTRGFIPAALPIGAFAPVSLTADLQNLREVLADYAALVIRSFFD is encoded by the coding sequence ATGAACAAGGCAAGCCGTTTCAAAAAATTCCTGTTGGTGCTGGTATGTATTCCGTTGGGGGCGGGGTGCGCGAAGAAATATGTGTTCGAGCCGGAGGAGATTCACGCCATCGCCAAGGAGGTCTCGGCGCTTCCCACCGAAATGGCCATCGGTACGATCTTGAACACGCTGAAGGAGCGGTATCCCGGCAAAATCAGGCCGAATCTGAACTGGATCTTCAATTACACGGGCGGCACGCTCGGCGAAATGGCTATCCTCTACGCTTCCCTCAACGAATATGTGCTCATTTTCGGAACGCCCATCGGCAGCGAGGGATTTTCGGGCCGTTATGCGAAAATGGACGTCTACGACTGCATGTTCGCGGGGGAAATGTGGACCTATCTGGCCGGCGATCTCGAAAAAACGGTGTACAAGCCCGGGGACTGCGCGGTCTTGAGGCGCGGCGAAGCCAAAGGCTACCTGATGAAAGAAAACACATGGATGCTGGAGTATACGCGCGGGTTCATCCCTGCCGCCTTGCCCATCGGCGCATTCGCACCGGTAAGTCTCACGGCGGACCTCCAAAATCTGCGGGAAGTTTTGGCGGATTACGCCGCCTTGGTCATCCGATCCTTCTTCGACTGA
- a CDS encoding phosphoenolpyruvate carboxykinase (GTP) → MIRSHGRATTNSYLRNWVEEMAALCLPDEIVWIDGSTEQRDELRKEACRTGEIIELNQEKLPGCYYHRTHPLDVARTEDKTFICCRKESDAGATNNWKAPEEAYAEAANYFRASMRGRKMYVVPFSMGPIGSPFSKTGIELTDSIYVVLNMLIMCHVGQEVLDTLGNSNDFTRCLHSRATLDPDKRRIMHFPEDNAIWSVNSGYGGNVLLGKKCLALRIASWMARQEGWLAEHMLILGVEEPNGQVEYVAAAFPSACGKTNLAMLIPPEGLKSKGYRIWTVGDDIAWIRPDTDGRLWAVNPETGFFGVAPGTNSRTNRNAMLTLTKETIFTNVVLAKDGTVWWEDGDGDPPQEATDWLGREWHPGKKDEKGNVIAGAHPNARFTAPVSQCPSISFRREHHHGVPISAFIFGGRRNTLAPLVYEAMSWNHGVFVGASMASERTSAQYGKQGEVRRDPFAMLPFCGYNMADYFKHWINIGRVVKRPPHVFHVNWFRRDKNDDFLWPGYGENLRVLEWILQRSRGEGKAHKTPIGYVPTQDALDMTGLNLSKSVMKELLNVDPDAWLKEADDIEAFFDTLGPRLPWELRNELEALRRRCEESKNR, encoded by the coding sequence ATGATTCGATCGCACGGAAGAGCCACAACCAACAGTTATCTCAGGAACTGGGTCGAGGAAATGGCGGCGCTGTGCCTGCCGGACGAGATCGTCTGGATTGACGGCAGCACGGAACAACGCGACGAACTTCGCAAGGAAGCCTGCCGGACAGGCGAGATTATCGAACTGAACCAGGAGAAACTTCCGGGTTGCTATTATCACCGCACGCATCCGCTGGACGTGGCCCGCACGGAAGACAAAACCTTTATCTGCTGCCGGAAAGAGTCCGATGCCGGCGCCACCAACAACTGGAAGGCCCCGGAAGAGGCGTATGCGGAGGCGGCCAATTATTTCCGAGCCTCGATGCGCGGACGAAAGATGTATGTGGTGCCGTTTTCGATGGGGCCGATTGGATCGCCGTTCAGCAAAACCGGCATTGAGTTGACCGACAGCATTTACGTGGTTCTGAACATGCTGATCATGTGTCACGTCGGCCAGGAAGTCCTCGACACGCTTGGAAACAGCAACGATTTCACGCGATGCCTGCACAGTCGGGCCACGCTTGACCCGGACAAGCGCCGGATCATGCACTTTCCGGAAGACAATGCCATCTGGAGCGTGAACTCCGGCTACGGCGGCAACGTATTGCTGGGCAAGAAATGCCTGGCGCTGCGCATTGCCAGTTGGATGGCCCGGCAGGAAGGCTGGCTCGCCGAACACATGCTGATCCTGGGCGTCGAGGAGCCGAACGGCCAAGTCGAATATGTGGCGGCGGCGTTCCCGAGCGCGTGTGGCAAAACCAATCTCGCCATGCTGATCCCGCCGGAGGGACTCAAGAGCAAGGGCTACCGCATTTGGACCGTCGGCGACGACATCGCATGGATCCGGCCCGATACTGACGGACGCCTGTGGGCCGTCAATCCGGAAACCGGCTTTTTCGGCGTGGCGCCGGGCACGAATTCACGGACGAACCGCAACGCCATGTTGACGTTAACAAAGGAGACCATTTTTACCAATGTCGTGCTGGCCAAGGACGGAACCGTCTGGTGGGAAGACGGCGACGGCGATCCGCCCCAGGAAGCCACCGATTGGCTGGGCCGGGAATGGCACCCCGGTAAAAAGGACGAAAAGGGCAATGTCATTGCCGGGGCGCATCCCAATGCGCGATTCACGGCACCGGTAAGCCAGTGTCCCTCCATTTCGTTCCGGCGCGAGCATCACCACGGCGTGCCGATTTCGGCATTCATCTTTGGCGGACGCCGCAACACGCTGGCGCCGCTGGTCTATGAAGCCATGTCTTGGAACCATGGCGTATTCGTGGGTGCAAGCATGGCGTCCGAGCGCACATCGGCCCAGTACGGAAAACAGGGCGAAGTCCGGCGCGACCCGTTCGCCATGTTGCCGTTTTGCGGCTACAACATGGCCGATTATTTCAAGCATTGGATCAATATCGGCCGCGTGGTCAAACGTCCGCCGCATGTGTTTCACGTCAACTGGTTCCGGCGCGACAAAAACGACGATTTCCTCTGGCCGGGATACGGCGAAAATCTGCGGGTCCTCGAATGGATCCTCCAGCGTTCCCGCGGCGAAGGCAAGGCCCACAAGACCCCCATCGGCTATGTCCCCACGCAGGATGCGCTCGACATGACCGGCCTCAACCTATCCAAGAGCGTCATGAAAGAGTTGCTCAACGTGGACCCGGATGCGTGGCTGAAAGAGGCGGACGACATCGAAGCGTTTTTCGACACGCTCGGACCGCGGCTGCCGTGGGAACTGCGAAACGAGCTTGAAGCCCTGCGCCGGCGTTGCGAAGAATCGAAAAACCGGTAA
- the murJ gene encoding murein biosynthesis integral membrane protein MurJ, with protein MSETRQLSKSTAVFAFGTMLSRVTGLMRDIAMGAVVPAAPLAAFNIAFRLNNMLRDLLGEGASNAAFIPVLSGIREKESHEAFREAVSAIFSALLIILGVVTILGFLFIPAIFHLLEPVGLIAGTKKLPPDYLALMGPLARWTFPYIFFIGLTVFQMGPLFIMRHYSTPAWSPALLNIAQLGVCFILFFSPHAFGDPAYGLVAGAWAGGIGQFLAQYLAVGILVGVWLPNFRLRHPAIRASFLLWGPVILGQSAGEVNKLVDLLFATAMGPDVVNGLYFSNRLVQLPLSVFGIAISAAILPSVSRSVARGEMDDVRSTLMHGFRQSFFLICPAMTALFVIPGPIVALLFERGHFTGMNTGITATATVYLAAGLLSFGWVKIAVTGFYAAKDTRTPVAVAFASMLLNIILIFILAPRMNFRGLALATTLSYTANFLVLYVLLCGRYGPLWNRAWLAGIARIAAASIAMGLVLHFGYAAIHARFPLEILPHRLVCVTASLGLAGCAYLAFCQLLRVPDIHLFASLLKRK; from the coding sequence ATGAGCGAAACGCGGCAATTGTCGAAATCCACGGCCGTGTTCGCGTTCGGCACCATGCTCAGCCGCGTGACCGGCCTGATGCGGGACATTGCGATGGGCGCCGTCGTCCCCGCGGCGCCGCTGGCCGCGTTCAACATTGCCTTCCGGCTGAACAACATGCTCCGGGATCTGCTGGGCGAGGGCGCATCGAACGCGGCGTTCATCCCCGTGTTGTCGGGCATCCGGGAAAAAGAATCGCATGAGGCGTTTCGCGAGGCGGTTTCGGCGATCTTCTCGGCGCTGCTAATTATTCTGGGCGTTGTGACCATCCTGGGGTTCCTTTTCATCCCCGCCATTTTCCACCTGCTCGAACCGGTCGGGCTGATTGCCGGAACCAAGAAGCTGCCGCCGGACTACTTGGCGCTCATGGGACCTCTTGCGCGGTGGACGTTTCCATACATTTTCTTTATCGGCCTGACGGTTTTTCAGATGGGCCCGCTCTTCATCATGCGGCATTACAGCACGCCCGCGTGGTCCCCGGCGCTGCTCAACATCGCGCAATTGGGCGTGTGTTTCATTCTCTTCTTTTCCCCCCACGCATTCGGCGATCCGGCCTACGGCCTTGTCGCGGGGGCATGGGCGGGCGGCATCGGGCAATTCCTGGCGCAATATCTGGCCGTGGGCATTTTGGTGGGGGTGTGGCTGCCGAATTTTCGTCTGCGGCATCCCGCCATTCGTGCTTCATTTCTCTTGTGGGGCCCGGTAATCCTTGGGCAATCCGCCGGCGAGGTAAACAAACTCGTGGACCTGCTTTTTGCGACGGCCATGGGGCCGGATGTGGTCAACGGGCTGTATTTTTCCAACCGGCTGGTCCAATTGCCGCTCTCGGTGTTCGGCATTGCCATCAGCGCCGCGATCCTCCCCTCGGTTTCGCGATCGGTGGCGCGCGGGGAGATGGACGATGTCCGCTCGACTCTCATGCACGGGTTCCGGCAAAGTTTCTTTCTGATTTGCCCCGCCATGACGGCCTTGTTCGTCATTCCGGGACCGATTGTGGCCCTGTTGTTCGAAAGGGGGCATTTCACAGGAATGAATACCGGCATTACCGCGACGGCGACCGTCTATCTCGCCGCCGGCCTATTGAGTTTCGGCTGGGTCAAAATCGCCGTGACGGGATTCTACGCCGCAAAAGACACGCGCACGCCGGTGGCCGTCGCCTTCGCCAGCATGCTGCTCAATATCATCCTGATCTTCATTCTGGCCCCGCGCATGAATTTCCGCGGACTCGCTCTTGCCACGACCCTGTCGTACACGGCCAACTTCCTTGTGCTCTACGTCCTGCTGTGCGGACGCTACGGCCCCTTGTGGAATCGCGCATGGCTGGCGGGGATCGCGCGGATTGCCGCAGCCTCGATTGCAATGGGATTGGTCCTCCATTTCGGCTATGCGGCCATCCACGCGCGATTCCCCTTGGAAATCCTGCCACATCGCCTCGTGTGTGTTACGGCTTCGCTCGGATTGGCCGGTTGCGCCTACTTGGCGTTCTGCCAACTCCTGCGCGTGCCCGACATCCACCTGTTCGCATCGTTGCTGAAGAGAAAGTAG